The genome window GGCCTGACCCTTGTCGTCGGTGCTGCCGCGCGCGTAGATGCGCCCGTCGCGCACGGTGGGCTCGAAGGGGGGCGTCACCCACTCCTCCAGCGGGGCCTCGGGCTGCACGTCGTAGTGGCCGTACAGCAGCACGGTGGGCTTGCCCGGAGCCTTGAGGTGCTCGGCGTACACGGCGGGGTGTCCCCCGGTCTCATCCACCCGCGCGGTGAAGCCCAGCGACTCCAGCTTGACGCGCAGAAATTCGGCGGCCCTTACCAGATCCTCCTTGTGGCTGGGATCGGCGCTGACACTGGGAATGCGCAGCAACTCGAAGAGTTCGGCCTCGGCTTGCTCGCGGTTCAGGGCACTCGACAGATCGCCGGGGGTCAGGTCAGTGGAGGTCATGCGGGGAATGATAGAGGGTCGGCAGGTGAGCGGAACATCCCACCGTCTGCCATGCTGCCCTCCATGAGCCCGCCCGAACCGCCTGCTCCGTCCCCCGCCCACCTGCGGCATTACGGCCCGCTGCGGGCGCGCGACCCCGATCTGGAAGTGCTGCTCACCGACGGTCTGGGCGGCTTTGCCCTGAGCAGTCTGGCGGGCGTGCCGACCCGCTGTTACTCGGGACTGGTGGTCAGTCAGGCCCCGCCGGTGGAACGCTTCACGCACCTGGCCTCGCCGCTGGAAGTGCTGCAGGTCGGTGGCGAGACGGTGGCCCTGCATGCCCTGGAACTCGCGCCGGGTGTGTTCGAGGGCCAGGGCCTGGAACACCTGAGCGGCGTGACCCTGCGCGACCTGCTGCCCGAGCGCGAGCAGGCGGTGGGCGGCGTGCGGGTGCGGCGCCGGACCGTGTGCCCGGCACAGTCGGGCGCGGTGGTGTACCTGTACGACGTCCAGGCGCGCGAAGCGGTCACGCTGACCCTGGGCGGCTATTTCGTGGACCGCGACATGCACCACACCCACACCACTGCCCCGGAACTGAGCTTCACGGTCAAGGGCACTGCGGCAGAGGTGGTCGGCGGGCGGCGCACAAGGGCGCAGGTCCACGCGCCCGGCGCACAGGTTGAGGCCCTGCCACCGCAACCGTTTGCCCAGCGGATTTACTACCGCCACGACGCGGCGCGCGGCGAGCCGGACCACGAATACGTGCGCGGCGCGGCGCTGTGGAGGGTGCACCTTCCGGCAGGCGGAGGCCGGGTGGCCCTGAGCGTGCAGGGCCGGACAGCCACCACACCCGATCTGACCAATCCGTGGCTGGCCTACGAACAGGAGGGGGCCCGCCGCCACGCCCTGGCCGTACAGGCCCAGGGCGCCTGTGAAGTGACAGACGGACTGGTGGCCACCCTGGCGGTCGCCGCCGACGCCTACCTCGTGCGCCGCAGCGCCCCGGCGGGCCGCAGCGTGATTGCCGGATACCCGTGGTTTGCCGACTGGGGGCGCGACGCCATGATCGCGCTGACCGGCCTGACCCTGCTCACCGGGCGGCACGCCGAGGCCCGCGACCTGCTCGATACCTTCCTGCGCACGGCCCGGCGCGGCCTGATTCCCAACCACTTTCACGAGGACGGCCAGGGCGCCGGCTACAACACCGTGGACGGCGCGCTGTGGCTGGCGGTGGCGCTGGAACGCTACGTGACGGCCAGCGGCGACACCGCCTTTGCCCGCACGGCCCTGCCGCAGCTGCGCGGGGTGCTGCGGTGGCACCTGAACGGCACCGACCACGGCATCCGCGCCGACCCCCACAGCGGGCTGCTGCATGCGGGCGAGGCGGGCGTGCAGCTGACCTGGATGGACGTGAAGATCGCCGAGTGGGTGGTGACGCCCCGGCACGGCCATCCCATCGAGATCCAGGGGCTGTGGCTCGCGGCGCTGGGGGCAGAGACGCGCCTCTCACAGCGGATGGGCGAGCGGCCGCAGTTTGCGGCCACGCTGCAGCAGGCCCGCGCGAGCTTCGCCGCGTTCTGGAATGACAACAGGTGGGCCGACGTGCTGGGCGCGGACGGCTCTCCCGACCCCAGCGTGCGCCCAAACATGGCCCTGGCCCTGGCACTGCCGGACACCCCCGCCACCCCCACGCAGGTCGCGGCGGCGGTCCAGACCCTGGAGGCCGAGCTGCTCACGCCGCTGGGGCTGCGCACCTTATCGCCGCGCGACCCGCGCTACCGCGGCAACTACGGCGGCCCCCAGGTTCAGCGCGACGCCGCCTACCACCAGGGCACGGTCTGGCCGTGGCCGCTGACCGCGTACACCGAGCTGCTGCTGTCGCGCGGCGAGGTCGCCCGCGCCCGCGCCGCCCTGAACGGCCTGAGCGGCCACCTCTGGGAAGCGGGCGTGGGCCACGTTTCCGAGGTGTTCGCCGGAGACACGCTGCGCCCCGGCGGCTGCCCCTTCCAGGCCTGGAGCGTGGCCGAACTGCTGCGCGCCCACGTGCTGGTCTCCCGCGCAGAGGCGGACTCCCAAAGCGCCCAAAACTCCGGCTGAAGTCCGTTCCGGTGACGTTCATTCCAGGCTCAACTAGACACTTATCCTTGACGTACCGAGGACACTAACCCTAGCATCGCCAGCATGTCCCGCCTCACCTTGCCGCCGCAGGCCACCCAGGTTGGTCTGGCGGTGGATGTGGCGGCGTTTGCCATGCACGGCGGCGAGCTGCGCGCCCTGCTCGTCCAGCGCGGCGAACTGCCCCACGCCCGCGCCTGGGCCCTGCCCGGCGGCTTTGTGCAGCCGGGCGAGGAACTGCATGAGGCGGCCCTGCGTGAACTGCGCACCGAGACGGCCGTGCAGCTTGAGCCCCGGCACCTAGAGCAGTTCTATACCTTCGGGGCCGTGGACCGCGATCCGCGCGGCCGCATCGTGAGCGTGGCCCACCTTGCGGTGCTGCCGCACGGCACGGTGCGGGTCAGCGGCGGCGGGCACACCCTGGACGCCGAGTGGCTCAGCGCCCACCGCCCGCCGCAGCTGGCCTTCGACCACCACGACATCCTGACCCGCGCGCTGCTGCGGCTGCAGTTGCGGCTGGAATATGCCAACCTCGCGCTGGAATTCCTGCCGGACACCTTCACGCTGCCCGAGCTTCAGGGGGTCTACGAGGCGATCCTCGACCGCCAGCTGGACAAGCGCAACTTCCGCAAACGGCTGCTCGCCCAGGGCATCCTGACCCCCAGTGGCGAGCGGCGCAGCGGCGTGGGCCGGCCCGCCCAGCTGTACCGCCGCGCCAAGAACGTGCGGGTGGCGGCGCTGTAGCGCTCCCGACTCTCCGCGAGACGGGTCTGCGTTTTACTTTCCGGCATAGGCCGGGCCGCTACACTGACCGCATGGACATGAAGAAGCTGATGAAGCAGATGCAGCAGGCGCAGGTGGCCGCGGGCAAGATTCAGGAGGAACTCGCCGCCAAATCGGTGGAGGGCAGTGCGGGCGGGCTGGTCACGGTCACCATGAACGGCCACGGCAAGCTGACCACCCTGAAGATCAACCCCGAGGCGGTGGACCCGCAGGACGTCGAGGCCCTGGAAGACCTGATTCTGGTCGCCATGCAGGACGCCAGCGCCAAGGCCGACGCTTTGCAGCAGGACGCCACGCGCGGCCTGGGAATCCCCGGATTTTGAAGACGGGCCGCCTTCCCCATAGCGGGCGGGGCGCACCCCGAGAGCGGCGGGCATGAAATACCCTCCCTCCCTGGTCGCGCTGATCCGCGAGCTCTCACGCCTGCCCGGCATCGGCCCCAAGAGCGCGCAGCGGCTGGCCTTCTACCTGTTCGAGCAACCGCGCGAGGACATCGAGCGGCTGGCCAGTTCCCTGCTCTCGGCCAAGCGGGACCTGCACACCTGCCCCATCTGCTTCAACATCACCGACGCCGAGCGCTGTGACGTGTGCAGCGACCCGGCCCGCGACCAGAATCTGATCTGCGTGGTCGAGGAACCCGGCGACGTGATTGCCATCGAGCGCAGCGGCGAGTACCGGGGCCTGTACCACGTGCTGCACGGTGTCCTGAGTCCCATGAACGGGGTGGGGCCCGAGCAGCTGCACATCAAGCCCCTGCTGCCGCGCGTGACCGAGGGCCAGGAGGTGATCCTGGCCACCGGCACCACCGTGGAGGGCGACGCCACCGCGCTGTACCTGCAACGCCTGCTGGAGCCGCTGGGCGCACTGGTCAGCCGCATCGCCTACGGCCTGCCGGTAGGCGGCGCGCTGGAGTACGCCGACGAGGTCACGCTGGGCCGCGCCCTGACCGGGCGTCAGCGTGTGAGCAAGCCCCGGCCAGACGCCTGAAGCCCACACGCCCACGTCCCCACCCTCAAGCTTCTCCCCTGCGGAGGAGTTTTTGTTTTGCTTGCGGGGGCTGGCGGCGAACAGATTGGCCGCCCGCCCCGCCGCGCTAAACTTCCCCGCATGACTGCTCCGTCCTCTTCCCTGTCCACCGCCGACATCCGCGAGAAGTTCCTGAGCTTCTTCGAGGGCAAGGGCCACCTGCGCCTGCCCAGCCACAGCACGGTGGCCCCGGACCCCACCACGCTGTTCACCGTGGCAGGCATGCAGCCGTTCAAGGAACAGTTCATGGGTGCGCCCGCCAAATTCGAGCAGGGTGCAAACAAGCGCGTGACCACCGCGCAGAAGTGCCTGCGCATCGGGGACATCGAGAACGTGGGGCGCACCCTGCGGCACTGCTCGCTGCTGGAGATGATGGGCAACTTCAGTTTTGGCGACTACTTCAAGCGCGAGTCGCTGACCTGGGCGTGGGAATTCCTGACCAGCCCCGAGTGGATGGCGCTGGACAAGACCAAGCTGTACGCCACCATCTACCAGGACGACGAGGAGGCCTTCGAGATCTGGACGCAGGACATCGGCCTGCCCGAGGACCACATCCTGCGCTTTGGGGCCGACGAGAACTTCTGGCCCGCCGACGCGCCCAAAGAGGGTCCCAACGGCCCGTGCGGCCCGTGCAGCGAGATCTTCTATGACCGGGGGCCGCAGTACGGTGACGACACCTGGGCCGACTACGCCCAGACCCGCGAGAGCGCGCGCTTTCTGGAAATCTGGAACAACGTGTTCCCTCAGTACGACCGCCAGGAACCGCAGCCCGACGGCACGCCGACGCTCGTTGACCTGCCCTTCAAGAACATCGACACCGGCATGGGCCTGGAACGCATCGCCACCGTGGTGCAGGACGTCTACGATTTTTACAGCAACGACGTGTTCGCGCCGATCATCGCCCGCATTGCCGAGCTGAGCGGCCACCCCTACGAGGGGCCGCAGAACGTCTCGCACCGCGTGGTGGCCGAGCATGTCCGCAGCGTGAGCATGGTCATCGCCGACGGCTCTGCGCCGGGCAACACCGGACGCGGCTACGTGATCCGCAAGATTCTGCGCCGCGCCTCCAGACACGCCTACCTGCTGGGCCTGCGCGAGCCGACGCTGTACAAGCTGGTGCCGCTGGTGGTGGACCGCATGGGCGACGCCTACCCCGAACTGAGGGCCGAACAGGCCCGGGTCGAGGCCACGATCAAGAGTGAGGAGGAGCGCTTCCTGAAGACGCTCGAGGGCGGCATCCAGCGCCTCGGCGGGCTGCTCGAGCGGCTGGAGAAGGGCGCGGTGCTGGGCGGCGAGGAAGCCTTCATCCTGTACGACACCTACGGCTTTCCGGTCGACCTGACCAAGGAAATTGCCGAGGAATACGGCGTCAGCGTGGACGAGGCCGGGTACGCCGAGAGCCTGGAAAACGCCCAGAACATCGCGCGGGCTGGCAGCAAGTACGGCAAGTCCGAACTGTTCGGCGGACAGGAGGCCCTCACCGACCTCTCTCCCACCGAGTTTGTCGGCTACGACGAGCTGGAGGCCGACGGTGAGGTGCTGGCCCTGCTCGTGGCGGGCGAGCGCCCCACCCACCTGAGTGCGGGCGACGAGGCGACGGTGGTGCTGTCGCGCACCCCGTTCTATGCCGAGGGCGGCGGCGAGGTCGGCGACACCGGCCGCCTGGAGTGGGACGGCGGCGCCGGAGTAGTGCGCGATACCCGCAAGACCCCCGGCGGCGTGTTCCTGCACGACGTGATCGTGGAGGCGGGCGAGCTGAAGGAAGGCCAGCGCGTGCGCGGAGTGGTCTCGGGCGAGCGGCAGGCCACGCAGCGCCACCACACCGCCACCCACCTGCTGCACGCCGCGCTGCGGGCAGTGCTGGGGTCGGGCGTGCGGCAGGCCGGATCGCTGGTCGCGCCCGACCGTCTGCGTTTTGACTTCTCGCACGGCGCCGCATTGAGCGCGGAAGAGATTGCCAGCGTGGAGCGGCTGGTGTCGCGCTGGGTCAGCGCCAACTTCCCGGTGACGTGGCAGGAAATGCCGATTGCCCAGGCGCGGGCGGCGGGCGCCACCGCACTGTTCGGCGAGAAGTACGGAGACACCGTGCGCGTGGTTCAGGTGGGCGGCGAGGTGTCGCACGAGGGACAGGCCGTGGCGAGCATGGAACTGTGCGGCGGCGCGCACGTGAAGCGCACCGGCGACATCGGCGCGTTCGTGATTCTGAGTGACGAGAACGTGGCCGCTGGGGTCCGCCGCATCGAGGCGCTGGCGGGCGAGGCGGCCACCGGCTGGCTGCGCGAGCGTCTTATGGGGGCGGCGCGGGTGTCGGCCATGCTCAACACCAGCCCCGACGGTCTGGAAGGCCGCGTCTCGGGCCTGCAGGCGCAGCTCAAGGCCGCCGAGAAGGAAACGGCGAATGTCCGCCGGCAGCTGGCCGAGGCGCAGATGGGCGGAGCGAGCGGCGCGGCCTCCCCGGTGCGCGAGCTGGGCGGATTCCAGGTCGCGGCCCTCAAGCTGTCCGGCATCGAGGGCAATGAACTTCGTGGAGCCGCCGACAAGCTGCTCGAACAGAGTGGCGCGGACCTAGCCGTGGTCGCCGGGGACAAGGGACTGGTCGTCAAGGCCACCCGGGACGCCGTGACCCGCGGAGCGCACGCCGGGCAACTGGTCGGCAAGCTCGCGGCGGCGGGCGGCGGCAAGGGCGGAGGTCGCCCCGACATGGCGCAGGCGGGCATCACGGACGCGGGGGCAGCGCTGGAGGCGCTCGACACGGCCTTCTGAAGCCGCACCAGCCGCTGAACCGCTTCGTCATCCCTGAAGTTGAAAATTGAAGTCTGCCCAGCCCCAGCACCGTCCGCACCAAGAACGGCGCTGGGGCTGGCATTTTGCTGTGCCCGCACTCTTCACTGCCAGGCCCGTGAAGGCACCCACCGGACCCCTGTCGTTAATCACCACCTGGGCAGGTCCACTGGTCGGCCACGTGGCCCGGTGCCTAACCCTCTGTGCCGGGGCCAGGGCCGGGGTCGAGGCCCTCGGCCCGTTCCAGGGCGATGTTCGCCTCGGTCATGGAGGCGTCTCCGCCCAGCAGACCCGTGACTTCGCCGGCGCTCATGCCGTCCCCGGCGGGGGCGGGCACGCCCGGCAGCGTGCGGCCTTCCGGGTGCTCGGGTGCGGGGCCCTGTGCGGCAGGCGGGTGCCCCGCTGCCGGCTTGAGGTGCGGGGTCAGGGTGGGGTTGATGGGCAGCGCGTCCCGTTCCCCGGTGGGATCGTCCTTGGTCATGGCCCCAGCATGTCCTCCACTGGCCCGGAGCGGTTGACGCCCGCCTGAAGAAAACCTGATGATCTGCGGCATGCCGCTGCGCTTTTCCAGGTTCGCTCTGCTCGCCGTGGGCCTGCTGGGATCGCTGTGGTCTGCCGGCGGGACCGCCGCCCTCCCCCCAGCAGGTCCGCCGCCGCTGCGCGTGGTCGTTCTGAGCGACTTTAACGGCCCCTACGGCAGCGTGACCTACCCGGCCGCCCTGAGCCGCACCGTACAGCGCACTGTGAACGAGTGGAAGCCGGACCTGGTGCTCTCGGCCGGAGACCTGATCGCCGGACAGAAGGCCAGCCTCTCCGACGCGCGGGTGCGGGCCATGTGGGCGGCGTTTGACCGGGAGGTCGGTGCGCCGCTGAAGACGGCAGGCAGTCCCTTCGCCTTCACGCTGGGCAACCACGACGCCAGCCTCGCGCGGGACCGGCGCGAGGCCGCCGCCTACTGGCAGGCCCACGTCCCCGCGCTGACCTATGTGGACCGCCGCGCCTTTCCCTTCCGGTACTCGTTCACCTTCGGCGGTGGGCGGCTGTTCGTGGCCGTGCTGGACGCCAGTGGCCCGCAGGTGAGCCCAGAGCAGCGGACTTGGCTGGCTGGCCAGCTCGCCACTCCACAGGCCCAGGCGGCGGGCGTCCGGCTGGTGATGGGCCATCTGCCGCTCGCGGGCGTCAGCGCCGGCAAGAACGTGGCGGGCGAGGTCATCCACGATCCCACGCCGCTGCGCCAGATCATGGAACAGGGCCGCGTGCTCGCCTACCTCAGCGGCCATCATGCCGCCTACTACCCGGCGCGGCTGGGCGGGCTCAACGTCCTGGCCAGCGGCGGCATCGGCGGACGCGATTATGTGGGGGTGCCGGGCACGGCCCGCAGCACGGTGACCGTCCTGAGTGTGGACACGGCCGCCGGACACGCCACCTTCCAGACCTTCGATGCCGAGACCGGACAGGCCGTTGCCACCTCAGCGCTGCCCACCCGGATCAGCGGTCTGGGCGGGCCGCTGATCCGGGTGGACGGGTTTCACTAAGCGGTTCGGAGACGCGCTGAGCTTACCTGGGCATCATGCGGTACAGCTCGATGCCGCGGGCGGTGCGGTTCTTGAACCCTGCCCAGGAGGTATCGTCGGCCTTGGGTGAGCCGTCCGCATTGCGGCTGACCTTGATGTCGTTGGACCGGGGCGTGGGCACGTTCAGGTAGGGGGCCGCGCCCTGCATGCCCTTGAGCTTCAGGTTCAGGAAAGCGGTCACGAAATGCTGGTTGAGGTTGTTCAGGCGGGCCATGTCCCAGGCGGGTTCGGCGTAGTGCATGTAGTCGTCGAAGCTGTTCAGGGATGCGGCGGGCGGCGGATTGGGCGCAGAGTTGTGCGAGGCGTTCTCGTACACCACCATGTACCGCTCGGCATTCACGGCATTCTCGAACAGCGACTTGACTCCGCCTTCGTACTGCGCCACGTCGTCGCGGTCGCCCACCACGAACATCGTCGGCACCTTCAGGTTTGCCAGCCCCGCCTCGTCCCAGAAGCCATACTTGCCGCCGAAATTCACGCCGATGCCCCGCACGGCGGCGTCCCCGCCCCAAGGCGCAAAGGCCACGACCGCCTTGATGCGCGGGTCCACGGTGTACGCCCCGGTCTGCCGCTGCTTCAGGGCCCCGTTGGGCACCAGCGGCACCATCTCGGGCCCGAAACCTGCGCCCGCCGCGTTCAGGGCGCCGTAGCCGCCCATGCTGTAGCCCACCAGCGCCGTGCGGTCGGCGTCCACCAGGCCGCTCAGGGGGCTGCCACTGTCGGCTGCACCCAGCCGCGCCATCTCACCCAGCACGAAGTTGTCGTCCAGCGGGCGGTTCAGCAGCGTGCTCGCAAAGGCGGCCTTGTCTCCGTGGGTGCTGTCGGTATGGTCAATCGAGGCGACCACGTACCCCTTGCTCGCCAGATTCTCGGTGAGGTAGGACATCAGGTAGCGGCTGCCCGGATAGCCGTGCGACACGATCACCAGCGGGTACGGTCCGCCCTGGGCGCTGGGCGCGGCGTCACGGGTGGCGCGGCCCAGGGTCAGGAAGGGGGTGTTGGGCCGCTTGGGATCGTTGGGGCCGCTGCCGAGCACGTCGCGGTAGGTGGTCACGCCTGAGCCGCTGGCTCCCACCGCCGGGTACCACACCTCCACCGTCAGCGGGCGGTCGTAGCGGGGAATCTCGCCCTCCTTGGGGGCTTTGACGATGTCGAGCTGCCCGGGATTGGTCAGTGTTAGGGTCCGCACACCCACCGCGTAGGGGCCGCGCGCACTCAGCTCGGGCGCGTCGGGGCGGGCGTCTCCGGGCACACTCTGGGACGGAGCGGTGGCGGCCAGTTGCGCCCCGGCCACCCCCAGCGGAGTCAGGGACAGCAGGGCAAGGGTCAGATACAGGCTGGATCGCTTCATGACGGTCTCCTCCGGATCAGCAGAGAGCGGCAGACCGACCACACACGGGCGGTGGTCCTCTCTGAGGAATTTTGATACAGGGCCCAGAGTAGTGCCAAAACGGGGAGGCATGGCGGGGTCACGCCGGACCGGGACGGCGGGAGCGGCCTTCCACAACAAAGGAGCGGCCGGTGCGCACGCACACCGGCCGGAAAAAACCCGGGCGGACGCCCGGCGCGCCACGCCGCTCAGTCGGCTCCTCAGTCGAACTTGAAGATCTCCAGATCGTCCACGGCGTCGCCTGCTCCGCGCAACTGGGCCAGTTGCTCGGCGCTGGCCTGGGTGTGCGGCGTGTTCTGGGTCTGTCCCAGGGCATTGGCCATCACGTCGGCGGGCACAGCCGCAAACAGGCGGGCGACCTGCTGGGGGGTGGCGTCCAGCAGGGCGTCTTGCAGCAGTTCATCGGGCACCGCCTGCGACACGCGGGCGCGGGCGGCGGCAACCGCGGCAGGGTCGACTTCCGGGCGGATGGCCGTTTCCTCGTCCAGATTGGCGGTGCCGGGCGGACGGAGGCTGCCGGGGCGGTTCTTGTTCCACACCCACCAGGCCACCCCCAGAATGATGACGGCCACGATCAGCAGCTTCATGCGCCCACCTTAGCGGGCCGCGGGCCTGCGGCGCTTCCCCCTATGGGTGGGTCGGCTGCCAGGAATCGTACACGCCCCCACGGCAAAGAATCACGCCCCCCCGCCACACCCGGGCACAGGGGGGCCGTGACGGAGGATCCGTGGGAGGAGAGGGCTGGAAACCCGCCCCCCTGCGGCAGACCGGCGGCTCAGGCCTCGCTGTAGGTCTTCTCGATGGGCATGCCCACCGCGTTGCCCCACTCGGTCCAGCTGCCGTCGTAGTTGCGGACCTTGGGGTAGCCCAGCAGCTCGCGCAGCACGAACCAGCTGTGGCTGCTGCGTTCGGCGATGCGGCAGTACGCGATCACATCCTTGTCGGGGGTCACGCCCTCACCGGCGTACAGGTCGCGAAGTTCGTCGGCGCTCTTGAAGGTGCCGTCCTCGTTGGTCGCCCGCGCCCAGGGAATGCTGCGCGCGCCGGGAATGTGTCCGCCGCGCAGCACGCCTTCTTGCGGGTAGTTCGCCATGTGGGTGACCTTGCCCGAGAACTCGTCGGGGCTGCGGACATCCACCAGCGCGCCCCGGCCGGCCCGGACGTCTTCCAGGTGGGCACGGACCTCGTCACGGTAGGCACGCAGGCCCTCGTCGCGGGTCAGGGCGGGGTAGGTGGTCGCCTCGTGGGTGGTCGCCTCGGTGGTGACCTCGCGGTTCTCGGCCATCCACTTCTGGCGGCCCCCGTTCATCAGCTTGAGGTTCTTCACGCCGCTGTACGACAGGAACCAGTACGCATACGCGGCCCACCAGTTGCTCTTGTCGCCGTACAGGATGATCTGGTCATCGGGGCCGATGCCCAGGCGGCCCAGCAGCGCGGCCACCTCATCGGGGCCGATGAAATCGCGCTCGACCGGGTGCCAGAAGTCGGTCTGCCAGTCCACCTTCACCGCGCCGGGAATGTGGCCGGTGTCATAGAGCAGGATGTCCTCATCCACTTCGATCAGGCGCACACCGGGAGTATTGAGGTGTTCGGCCACCCAGCCGGTATCAACGAGCACGTCTTTTGCATATTCCATAAATGAACCTCCAGAGTTGCGGCCTCGATTGTTTCAGGCCAGGGTGTACGGATGCAAGATTAGTTGACAACAGTGGTCAACTGGACAGACCTCACCATATCCCCCGCCGGGGCGGCGGTACAGTGGCGCATGACTTCCGATTCCTCCCCCTCCGCCGGT of Deinococcus aerophilus contains these proteins:
- a CDS encoding amylo-alpha-1,6-glucosidase; protein product: MSPPEPPAPSPAHLRHYGPLRARDPDLEVLLTDGLGGFALSSLAGVPTRCYSGLVVSQAPPVERFTHLASPLEVLQVGGETVALHALELAPGVFEGQGLEHLSGVTLRDLLPEREQAVGGVRVRRRTVCPAQSGAVVYLYDVQAREAVTLTLGGYFVDRDMHHTHTTAPELSFTVKGTAAEVVGGRRTRAQVHAPGAQVEALPPQPFAQRIYYRHDAARGEPDHEYVRGAALWRVHLPAGGGRVALSVQGRTATTPDLTNPWLAYEQEGARRHALAVQAQGACEVTDGLVATLAVAADAYLVRRSAPAGRSVIAGYPWFADWGRDAMIALTGLTLLTGRHAEARDLLDTFLRTARRGLIPNHFHEDGQGAGYNTVDGALWLAVALERYVTASGDTAFARTALPQLRGVLRWHLNGTDHGIRADPHSGLLHAGEAGVQLTWMDVKIAEWVVTPRHGHPIEIQGLWLAALGAETRLSQRMGERPQFAATLQQARASFAAFWNDNRWADVLGADGSPDPSVRPNMALALALPDTPATPTQVAAAVQTLEAELLTPLGLRTLSPRDPRYRGNYGGPQVQRDAAYHQGTVWPWPLTAYTELLLSRGEVARARAALNGLSGHLWEAGVGHVSEVFAGDTLRPGGCPFQAWSVAELLRAHVLVSRAEADSQSAQNSG
- a CDS encoding NUDIX hydrolase, which encodes MSRLTLPPQATQVGLAVDVAAFAMHGGELRALLVQRGELPHARAWALPGGFVQPGEELHEAALRELRTETAVQLEPRHLEQFYTFGAVDRDPRGRIVSVAHLAVLPHGTVRVSGGGHTLDAEWLSAHRPPQLAFDHHDILTRALLRLQLRLEYANLALEFLPDTFTLPELQGVYEAILDRQLDKRNFRKRLLAQGILTPSGERRSGVGRPAQLYRRAKNVRVAAL
- a CDS encoding YbaB/EbfC family nucleoid-associated protein — encoded protein: MDMKKLMKQMQQAQVAAGKIQEELAAKSVEGSAGGLVTVTMNGHGKLTTLKINPEAVDPQDVEALEDLILVAMQDASAKADALQQDATRGLGIPGF
- the recR gene encoding recombination mediator RecR, with amino-acid sequence MKYPPSLVALIRELSRLPGIGPKSAQRLAFYLFEQPREDIERLASSLLSAKRDLHTCPICFNITDAERCDVCSDPARDQNLICVVEEPGDVIAIERSGEYRGLYHVLHGVLSPMNGVGPEQLHIKPLLPRVTEGQEVILATGTTVEGDATALYLQRLLEPLGALVSRIAYGLPVGGALEYADEVTLGRALTGRQRVSKPRPDA
- the alaS gene encoding alanine--tRNA ligase, translated to MTAPSSSLSTADIREKFLSFFEGKGHLRLPSHSTVAPDPTTLFTVAGMQPFKEQFMGAPAKFEQGANKRVTTAQKCLRIGDIENVGRTLRHCSLLEMMGNFSFGDYFKRESLTWAWEFLTSPEWMALDKTKLYATIYQDDEEAFEIWTQDIGLPEDHILRFGADENFWPADAPKEGPNGPCGPCSEIFYDRGPQYGDDTWADYAQTRESARFLEIWNNVFPQYDRQEPQPDGTPTLVDLPFKNIDTGMGLERIATVVQDVYDFYSNDVFAPIIARIAELSGHPYEGPQNVSHRVVAEHVRSVSMVIADGSAPGNTGRGYVIRKILRRASRHAYLLGLREPTLYKLVPLVVDRMGDAYPELRAEQARVEATIKSEEERFLKTLEGGIQRLGGLLERLEKGAVLGGEEAFILYDTYGFPVDLTKEIAEEYGVSVDEAGYAESLENAQNIARAGSKYGKSELFGGQEALTDLSPTEFVGYDELEADGEVLALLVAGERPTHLSAGDEATVVLSRTPFYAEGGGEVGDTGRLEWDGGAGVVRDTRKTPGGVFLHDVIVEAGELKEGQRVRGVVSGERQATQRHHTATHLLHAALRAVLGSGVRQAGSLVAPDRLRFDFSHGAALSAEEIASVERLVSRWVSANFPVTWQEMPIAQARAAGATALFGEKYGDTVRVVQVGGEVSHEGQAVASMELCGGAHVKRTGDIGAFVILSDENVAAGVRRIEALAGEAATGWLRERLMGAARVSAMLNTSPDGLEGRVSGLQAQLKAAEKETANVRRQLAEAQMGGASGAASPVRELGGFQVAALKLSGIEGNELRGAADKLLEQSGADLAVVAGDKGLVVKATRDAVTRGAHAGQLVGKLAAAGGGKGGGRPDMAQAGITDAGAALEALDTAF
- a CDS encoding metallophosphoesterase family protein, with product MICGMPLRFSRFALLAVGLLGSLWSAGGTAALPPAGPPPLRVVVLSDFNGPYGSVTYPAALSRTVQRTVNEWKPDLVLSAGDLIAGQKASLSDARVRAMWAAFDREVGAPLKTAGSPFAFTLGNHDASLARDRREAAAYWQAHVPALTYVDRRAFPFRYSFTFGGGRLFVAVLDASGPQVSPEQRTWLAGQLATPQAQAAGVRLVMGHLPLAGVSAGKNVAGEVIHDPTPLRQIMEQGRVLAYLSGHHAAYYPARLGGLNVLASGGIGGRDYVGVPGTARSTVTVLSVDTAAGHATFQTFDAETGQAVATSALPTRISGLGGPLIRVDGFH
- a CDS encoding alpha/beta hydrolase family protein; translation: MKRSSLYLTLALLSLTPLGVAGAQLAATAPSQSVPGDARPDAPELSARGPYAVGVRTLTLTNPGQLDIVKAPKEGEIPRYDRPLTVEVWYPAVGASGSGVTTYRDVLGSGPNDPKRPNTPFLTLGRATRDAAPSAQGGPYPLVIVSHGYPGSRYLMSYLTENLASKGYVVASIDHTDSTHGDKAAFASTLLNRPLDDNFVLGEMARLGAADSGSPLSGLVDADRTALVGYSMGGYGALNAAGAGFGPEMVPLVPNGALKQRQTGAYTVDPRIKAVVAFAPWGGDAAVRGIGVNFGGKYGFWDEAGLANLKVPTMFVVGDRDDVAQYEGGVKSLFENAVNAERYMVVYENASHNSAPNPPPAASLNSFDDYMHYAEPAWDMARLNNLNQHFVTAFLNLKLKGMQGAAPYLNVPTPRSNDIKVSRNADGSPKADDTSWAGFKNRTARGIELYRMMPR
- a CDS encoding sulfurtransferase, whose protein sequence is MEYAKDVLVDTGWVAEHLNTPGVRLIEVDEDILLYDTGHIPGAVKVDWQTDFWHPVERDFIGPDEVAALLGRLGIGPDDQIILYGDKSNWWAAYAYWFLSYSGVKNLKLMNGGRQKWMAENREVTTEATTHEATTYPALTRDEGLRAYRDEVRAHLEDVRAGRGALVDVRSPDEFSGKVTHMANYPQEGVLRGGHIPGARSIPWARATNEDGTFKSADELRDLYAGEGVTPDKDVIAYCRIAERSSHSWFVLRELLGYPKVRNYDGSWTEWGNAVGMPIEKTYSEA